The DNA window TTCGGTGCATTTGTTGAATTGTTCCCTGGCAAAGACGGTCTTCTTCATATTTCTGAAATCCAAGAAGAACGGACCAAAGAAGTAGAAGACGTTTTGAAAATGGATCAAATCATTCAAGTCAAAGTAATTGAAATTGACCGTCAAGGCCGTGTAAACTTGTCACGTAAGATTGTTTTAAAAGAACAAAAAGAAGCTGCTGAAAAACAAGACCAAGAATAAAGTTAACCATACGGAAATTGCCGACTTTGTCGGCAATTTTTTACTATGAGGAGGAACATGCACATGGTGACTACACAGACTTGCAAAAATGGATTGCGCATTGTTTCCGAACATATCCCGCATTTTCATTCTATCGCAATGGGTGTCTTTGTGAACAACGGATCCCGAGACGAATTGCCAGAAGAAAATGGCATTACCCATTTTATCGAACATATGCTGTTTAAAGGTACGGAGTCACGAACAGCTAAAGAAATTGCTCGTGAATTTGATCGTATTGGCGGCGACATCAACGCTTATACCTCAAAAGAATATACATGCTACTATGCCAAAGTATTAGATCATCATGCAGAACACGCAGTAACCGTGCTAGCAGATATGTTTTTCCACTCACAAATGGACCCTGAAGAGTTTGATAAAGAACGTCAAGTTATTCTTGAAGAAATCAGCATGACAGAAGATATGCCTGACGATGATGTTCATGAGCAACTTTGGCGTGTGATGTATCCCGAAAATTCCATTGGTGCACCCATACTTGGAACTGCTGAAACATTAGCAAAATTTACACCAGAGAAAATTCGCGATTATATGGACCGCCACTACACACCAGCGAATACTGTAGTGTCAGTAGCAGGTAATATTACTCCGGCCTTAATTGAGAAGATTGAAACGTTATTTGGGCTTTTTGAAAAAGAAGAAAGCCCTAAAAAGTATGAACTTCCTAATTTCACGTCTGGCTATTCCTTAAAAAATAAAGAAACGGAACAAGGTCATTTATGCCTTGGTTATCCGGGCTTATCTTTAAACGATCCAGATATTTATAACATTACAGTGTTAAACAATATTATCGGGGGATCTATGTCTTCGAGACTGTTCCAAGAAATTAGAGAACAACGGGGTTTAGCTTACTCTATTTTCTCTTATCATTCGGCATATTCCGACCACGGAACTTTGGCGATTTACGGAGGAACTTCAGATGAGCAAATGGCTGAAATGCAACAAGTCATTTTAAGCTTACTTAAAGAATTAAAAAATGGTGGTATTACAGAACAAGAGGTCACAGACTCTAAAGAACAGTTAAAAGGCAGTTTGATGCTTGGGCTTGAAAGTACGAGCGCACGCATGAGCCGCAATGGCAGACATGAATTGCTGCTAGGAAAACATCAAACTTACGAAGAAGTGTTAACACAAATTGACCAAGTATCACTCGAAAAAGTAGTGGACCTGTTAGAAATTCTGATAGAAGCACCCGCTGTTTCTATTATTCGTCCGAAAGAAGCTTCCTTAGTTTAAGTAAGCTTCAGCTTGTAGACAAAAGAATAGTTACTCATTTTTTGTATGCATGTGGGATTCTCCGCACCTAGTGGACGCTTTCCGCGGACTCCGCGCTGAGCCTCCTCGTCGCAAGCTCCTGCGGGGTCTCATCCCTTCGTTTTTCCGCAGGAAAGTCAGTGACCGAAGGGACTTCGGGCAGTGGCTTTGCGACGAAGCTAGCGCAGCGATGCAGGAGCATATCTTTGCCCTTCGTCACTAGGTGCTCCGAATCCTAGAGTGAGTAGGCAAAAAGCTTTTAACACGTTATTTATACGGTGAAGCGCACTAAAGAATCTCACGTTGTTCGTAGTAAGAAGCCTTCAACTGGGCTGGTCCACGAAGACTCCTGTGGGACAGCGAAAGCTGAAGACCCCGCAGGAACGTCAGTGACGAGGAGGCTGAAGCTGAGCCCACGGAAAGCGAAGTGGCCAGCCCAGTTGGAAATTATGCATTACTATTCAGTTTAATAAGACTTTGTCTACAGTCTGAAGCTTCTTTAGTTTAAGGAAGCTTTTTTGTGTTTTCTATTCCTTTAGCAGACTAAATTATGTTACAATAATTCAAATCATCATTGAAGGAGCGAATATTGTGAAAACGTATAACGTAGCAATTATGGGAGCAACTGGAGCAGTTGGCCAGCAAATGAAAGAGCAATTGGAAAAACGGGATTTCCCGATAAAAGATATTGTCTTTTTGTCTTCGAGCCGTTCTGCCGGAAAAGAAATTGAGTTTAAAGGGAAAACTTTTACAGTTCAAGAAGCGAAACCTGAATCGTTTAAAGGGATAGACATTGCATTGTTCAGCGCAGGTGGCAGTATTTCAGAGAAATTTGCACCTGAAGCCGTTAAACGAGGAGCGATTGTTATTGATAACACCAGCGCATTCCGAATGGACAAAGACGTGCCATTAGTTGTGCCAGAGGTAAACAAAAGCGATCTGGGTCTTCACAAAGGAATCATTGCCAATCCAAACTGTTCAACGATCCAAATGGTTTGTGCGTTGCAACCGTTAAAAGAACAGTTTGGAATGACCAAAGTTGTAGTTTCGACTTATCAAGCTGTTTCTGGAGCAGGCATCGGTGCAATTAACGAATTAAAAGCACAGGCAGCTGATTTTGACCACGCAAAAGATGCACAAGCCGAAATGCTACCAGTTAAATCGGCAAAAAATCATTACCCGATTGCCTTTAATGTGATTCCCCAGATTGATCAATTTGCTGATAATGGTTATACATTAGAAGAAATGAAAATGATCAATGAAACTAAAAAAATTATGCATGACGATTCTTTAGCCGTAGCAGCCACGTGTGTACGTCTGCCAGTAGTCACAGGCCACTCCGAATCAGTGTATGTAGAACTATCGCGTGCAGCGACTATCGCACAGGTTAAACAAGCGATTAAAGACGCACCAGGTGTTGAATTGATGGATGACCCATCAAATCAAATTTATCCCATGCCATTAATGGCTGCGGGCCTAGACGAAGTGTTTGTCGGACGTATTCGTCAGGATTTAGACAATCCAAATGGCTTTCATTTGTGGATAGTTGCAGACAATCTAGTTAAAGGGGCAGCCTTGAATTCTGTTCAGATTGCTGAAGCG is part of the Planococcus kocurii genome and encodes:
- a CDS encoding M16 family metallopeptidase, with the translated sequence MVTTQTCKNGLRIVSEHIPHFHSIAMGVFVNNGSRDELPEENGITHFIEHMLFKGTESRTAKEIAREFDRIGGDINAYTSKEYTCYYAKVLDHHAEHAVTVLADMFFHSQMDPEEFDKERQVILEEISMTEDMPDDDVHEQLWRVMYPENSIGAPILGTAETLAKFTPEKIRDYMDRHYTPANTVVSVAGNITPALIEKIETLFGLFEKEESPKKYELPNFTSGYSLKNKETEQGHLCLGYPGLSLNDPDIYNITVLNNIIGGSMSSRLFQEIREQRGLAYSIFSYHSAYSDHGTLAIYGGTSDEQMAEMQQVILSLLKELKNGGITEQEVTDSKEQLKGSLMLGLESTSARMSRNGRHELLLGKHQTYEEVLTQIDQVSLEKVVDLLEILIEAPAVSIIRPKEASLV
- a CDS encoding aspartate-semialdehyde dehydrogenase, encoding MVKTYNVAIMGATGAVGQQMKEQLEKRDFPIKDIVFLSSSRSAGKEIEFKGKTFTVQEAKPESFKGIDIALFSAGGSISEKFAPEAVKRGAIVIDNTSAFRMDKDVPLVVPEVNKSDLGLHKGIIANPNCSTIQMVCALQPLKEQFGMTKVVVSTYQAVSGAGIGAINELKAQAADFDHAKDAQAEMLPVKSAKNHYPIAFNVIPQIDQFADNGYTLEEMKMINETKKIMHDDSLAVAATCVRLPVVTGHSESVYVELSRAATIAQVKQAIKDAPGVELMDDPSNQIYPMPLMAAGLDEVFVGRIRQDLDNPNGFHLWIVADNLVKGAALNSVQIAEALIEENVI